The Streptomyces sp. NBC_00576 genome contains the following window.
CTCAGGCACGTCGGTACTGGTCGCCACGTCTCTGTCGCCGCCGACGGCGTGAAGGTTGCCGACGGGCAGGAGACCCCTGGGGAGATCTTCGAGCTGATCGTCGCCGAACGCGGTGAGGAATCGGTGAAGAGAGTGGCCGCCCGGGCGGACGTGGTCGTGGTGGTCGCGGGCAACGACCCGCACGTCAACGGCCGCGAGACCGAGGACCGCACGACGCTGCGCCTCCCCGCCCACCAGCAGCGCCTGCTGGACGCGGCCCGCGCCACGAACCCCCGAACAGTCCTGGCCCTGACCTCGGCGTACCCGTACGCGGTAGACGTATCGAGTCTCCCGGCAGCCCTGTGGACCGCGCACGGCGGCCAGGCGGCGGGCACGGCCCTGGCCCGCGTCCTGGCAGGCGACGTCTCACCGGCGGGCCGCCTCCCGCAGACCTGGTACGCCGACGACGCCGACCTCCCCGACCTGCTGGACTACGACATCATCGGCTCCCGGCAGACGTACCTCTACTTCGAGGGCACCCCCCTGTTCCCCTTCGGCCACGGCCTGTCGTACGCGTCGTTCGCGTACGCCGACCTGAAGGCCGAGACGGAGGAGGAGAACGAGACGCTGCGGGTGTCGTTCACGGTCACCAACACCGGGGACGTCACGGCGGACGAGGTGGCGCAGCTGTACACGAGGGCGCCCGACTCACCGGTCACCCGCCCACGCAGGGAACTGCTGGCACATCGCCGTATCACCCTGACACCGGGGGAATCGGCCACGGTCTCCTTCGAACTCCCGCTCAGCTGCCTGGAGTTCTGGGACGTGGCGATCGGCGGCCGACGCCTCGCACCGGGCCCGTACGAACTCCTGGCGGGCGCGTCGAGCGAGGACATCCGCGCTCGTACGACGGTCCAGGTGACCGGCACCCCGCCTGCACCCCGTCCGGTCCGCCAACTGGGCCTGGCGGCAGCCGACTTCGACGAGCAGAGCGGTGCCGAGATCGTCGACCGTACGAAGGTGTCGGGCGACGCGGTGACGCCGGCGGGCGGCGGAGAGGCCGAACTGCTGTACCGGGACTGCGACTTCGGGGCGGGGGTCGCAGAGGTCACGGTCGAGGTCGCGGGCGAGGGAGTGGTCGAGGTCGTACTGGACGGCGACGAAAAGGCGACCGTCCTGACACCGACCCCGACGGCGGGCCCGTACGACTACACGACGGCCCGGGCCGCCCTCACCACCGACGGCGTGCGCGACGTACGCCTGAGACTGCGCGGCCCGTTGCGGCTGGCGCACGTCGGCTTCTCCGGCTGAGGGTCCGGAGCGGTCGGCGCATGGAAAGGGTCCGGCACCGGAAGGCATCGGTGCCGGACCCTTTCGTGACGGCGCGTTCGCGTCATCGGTGAGTGTATGTGAAAACGGTTCCCATTAGCTAGAGGGCGAGGCCAGTCAGTACGAGGACGCGCTCGTACGTGTAGTCGTCCATCGCGAACCTGACGCCCTCGCGGCCGACGCCTGACTGCTTGGCGCCGCCGTACGGCATCTGGTCGGCGCGGTAGGAGGGCACGTCGCCGATGACGACACCTCCGACCTCCAGGGCACGGTGGGCCCGGAAGGCGGCCTGGAGATCATGGGTGAACACGCCTGCCTGGAGGCCGTACTTGGAGTCGTTGGCGGCGGCGAAGGCCTCGGCCTCGCCGTCCACCTTCCGCACGGTGAGGACCGGCCCGAAGACCTCCTCGCAGGAGATCGTGACATCGCCGGGTACGTCGGTGAGGACGGTCGGCGCGTAGGAGGCACCGTCACGCTTACCCCCGGCGAGGAGGTTCGCGCCGGCCCGCACGGCTTCGTCGACCCACGCCTCGACCCGCTTGGCGGCGTCCTCGCTGACCAGCGGCCCGACGTCGGTCGCGCCGTCGGACGGATCGCCGGTGACCTGGGCCTCGACCGCGGCGACGATGCGGGGCAGCAGCCGGTCGTACACGGAGGCGTCCGCGATGACCCGCTGCACGGAGATGCAGGACTGGCCGCCCTGGTAGTTGGAGAACGTGGCGATACGGGTCGCCGCCCAGTCGAGGTCGGTGTCGGAGGCGTAGTCGCCGAGGACGACCGCCGCGCCGTTGCCGCCGAGTTCGAGGGTGCAGTGCTTGCGCGGCACAGTGTCCATGATCGCGTAGCCGACCTTCTCCGACCCGGTGAACGAGATCACGGGCAGGCGCGGGTCCTGTACGAGGGCGGGCATGCGGTCGTTGGCGACCGGGAGGATGCTCCAGGAACCGGCCGGCAGGTCGGTCTCGGCGAGGAGTTCGCCGATGACGAGGCCGGAGAGGGGTGTGGCCGGGGCCGGCTTCAGGATGATGGGGGCGCCGGCCGCGATCGCCGGGGCGATCTTGTGGGCGCAGAGGTTGAGGGGGAAGTTGAAGGGCGCGATGCCGAGAACGACGCCCTTGGGGAAGCGCCGGGTGAGGGCGAGCCGGCCCTGGCCGCCAGGGTCGGTGTCGAGGCGCTGCGCCTCGCCGCCGTTGAAACGCCGGGCTTCCTCGGCGGCGAACCGGAACACGGAGACGGCTCGGCCTACCTCACCGCGGGCCCACTTGATCGGCTTGCCGTTCTCGGCGGAGATGAGCTGGGCGATCTCCTCCGTGCGCTCGACGAGACGCCGGCTGACGTGGTCCAGGGCGGCGGCGCGGAGGTGGGCCGGGGTGGCGGCGAACTCGTCACGGACGGCGTACGCGGCGGCGACGGCTTCCTCGACCTGGGCCTCGGTCGGCACGCCGACCTTGCCGACGAGGCGTCCGTCCCAAGGGGAGGTGACGTCGAAGGTGGTCTCGCCGGTGGCCTGGCGGCCGGCGAGCCAGAAGGCGTGGGTGACGGGCGTGGAGGTCATGGATACACGGTAGGGCGGGGAGGGCGGGGGGTTGTTTGTCCGGGGTGGAGTGATGGGGGTGGGGGGTGGGACGGTTTGGCGTGGTGGAGTGCTTTCAGGATGGGACGGGTGGGGGCGGCGGGGGCGAAACAAACCCCGCCCATCCCCCGCCTCACTCCCCCACCGCCGCCGTCGTCTTCAGCGCCAGCCACAACTCCATCCGCACATCCGGATCATCCAGCGACCGCCCCAGAATCTCCTCCACCCGCCGCATCCGGTACCGCAACGTATGCCGGTGCACACCAAGATCCGCCGCAGCCGCGTCCCACTGCCCGTGCCGGGACAGCC
Protein-coding sequences here:
- a CDS encoding aldehyde dehydrogenase family protein encodes the protein MTSTPVTHAFWLAGRQATGETTFDVTSPWDGRLVGKVGVPTEAQVEEAVAAAYAVRDEFAATPAHLRAAALDHVSRRLVERTEEIAQLISAENGKPIKWARGEVGRAVSVFRFAAEEARRFNGGEAQRLDTDPGGQGRLALTRRFPKGVVLGIAPFNFPLNLCAHKIAPAIAAGAPIILKPAPATPLSGLVIGELLAETDLPAGSWSILPVANDRMPALVQDPRLPVISFTGSEKVGYAIMDTVPRKHCTLELGGNGAAVVLGDYASDTDLDWAATRIATFSNYQGGQSCISVQRVIADASVYDRLLPRIVAAVEAQVTGDPSDGATDVGPLVSEDAAKRVEAWVDEAVRAGANLLAGGKRDGASYAPTVLTDVPGDVTISCEEVFGPVLTVRKVDGEAEAFAAANDSKYGLQAGVFTHDLQAAFRAHRALEVGGVVIGDVPSYRADQMPYGGAKQSGVGREGVRFAMDDYTYERVLVLTGLAL